The following nucleotide sequence is from Candidatus Jordarchaeales archaeon.
ACGGGCTTGAAGAGGTCGAACAGGAGAAAGAAAAGTTCGAAATCATAAGAAGCTATGAGCTATCCCAATTACGGCCTCCACCGGAAGAGATCCCCCTCCAACTCAAATACGGTCATGCTGTAACGCTCGTCCAAGTGCTCCCTGAAGGTTTCTCCCTCCAGAGTGCCATTAAACGGCTTAGGAGTACTGGGCTGATAAAGAGGGATCAGCTCAGTGAGTTAGATATCAAAAGAATCGAGAGCCGCCTAAGAAGAGCGAAAAACTGGGTTGCAAAATACGCCCCAGAACACCTAAAAATCCAAATACTCAAAACTTTACCCCCAGAAATCAAAGAGTCCCTTTCTGTCGAGCAGAAAAATGCACTAAAAACCCTATCCCGCCTGCTCTCCTCGAGAACACTATTCACAGAAGAAGAATTAGAAAAAGAGCTTTACCAAATAGCCAAAGAAGAAAGCGGTTTGGGCTCTCGCGTATTTTTCAAAACGATATACCGGGTGTTACTCGGTAAGGATCAAGGGCCAAGACTTGCTCCATTCCTCTTGCTCTTAGAGAGAAAATGGGTCATCGACAGACTTGAAGAAGCTGCAAGTTAACAAAACACCGCTTCCCGTTTCAAACCTACCATCCGGGAGGCTCAGCGCATGTTAGGTAAGATCAAAAAACTCGTAACCTCCCTCTTCAACCCCTTAGCTCTTTTTCTGATTCGGTTAGGTATAACTCCAAACTATATTACAATTTTAGGGCTCTTTTTGTCTGCCTTATCCGCCATTTTCATTCTAGGAGGACACTTGGACGTGTTGTTCCACATAAGTGAATCCACTCGATTGGTCACTGCAGCCGTCCTACTACTCTTCTCTGGTTTTTGCGATCTACTCGACGGACTGGTTGCTAGACTGGGGAGCATGGAGACTCCTTTTGGCGGTTTCTTTGACTCGGTTTTAGACAGGTACTCTGAAGTCTTTTTTATAACCGCACTAATTTGTGCAGGATACTGCTCAATTCTATGGGGACTGCTGGCACTGTCAGGATCCCTGCTTGTAAGCTATGCGAGGGCTAAATGTGAAGTTGCAGGACTACCTGGAGTTGGAGTGGGGATAGCTGAACGACCAGAAAGATTGCTAATACTTGGTGGCGCCACATTTATGCAAGGCTTTTTTTATCCGGGCAAACTCGCTTTTGCCCCATATATCATAGAAGCTGCAGTGATAATCGTAGCCGTTCTTTCGCACATAACGGTTCTGCAACGCGGATACTATGCTTGGACAAGTCTTCGGAAGTAATACTAAGAAAATATTATCTAAGGATAAATTGTTTTTTGCACTAAAACAAATATATTTGTCACTGTGTATAGAGAATTTTTGAAAGGGTAGCGAATACCAGTTATTAGAGGGATGTGTTGCTGAATGGCTGAAAGACTTTTTAGGATCGCTACTGAAATAGCTGAAGAAGCCACGAAAAACGATAGAAGGGGTAACTATAAACAGGCTTACCAACAATATCTGCAGGCAGCAGAAATCTTGTACAAATGTATACAATTGACAAAGAACCCGCAGCTCAAAGAAGTCTACTTTGAAAGAGCTCAAAAGTATGTCAATCGTTGTAAACAAATAAAAGCCGCTCTTTCAAAGCCTTACCAAACAATTCAACCCTCAACTGAAAGTAAGGAGGTTAGCAAGGAGGTTAAAAGTGGCGACAGTGAATTAGCTGAAGCGATAGCTGAAACTATACTGGTCGAGAAGCCTTCAGTTAAATGGAGTGATGTAGCAGATCTGGAAGCTGCCAAAAAGGCCTTACGTGAAGCGATAATTCTCCCTATGTTGAGGCCAGACCTTTTCAAGGGAGCACGGAAGCCCTGGAAAGGTATACTGCTTTTTGGGCCTCCTGGCTGTGGAAAAACTCTTTTGGCAAAAGCTGTAGCTTCAGAAGTCAATGCATACTTTTTTAATGTGTCTGCTGCAACTCTAGTAAGCAAGTGGCTTGGTGAATCCGAAAAACTTGTAAAAGAGCTGTTTAGAGCAGCGAGGAGCAAGCAGCCCTCAATAATTTTTATCGATGAAATTGATAGTATTGCAACCACCAGGGACCGTGAGGAAGTAGGTGGTGAAAGAAGACTTAAAACTCAACTCATGCAGGAAATCGATGGTGTCACTTCTTCTGACAAAGACCGAATAGTTGTTTTAGGGGCTACTAACATACCTTGGGAGCTTGACCCTGCGATACGCAGACGTTTTGAGAAGCGAATATACCTTGGACTACCAGAGTTCGAGGCGCGGCGCGAGATATTTAAGATACACACACGGGGGGTTGAACTATCTGACGATGTCGACTTTGACGAGCTGGCAAAGCTCACAGAAGGGTTTTCTGGAGCTGACATAGCGATTCTCTGTAGAGAAGCACTCATGGCTCCCATAAGGGAGCTTGACGAAGCTGGAGTGTTAACTAGAAACGACGTAAAAGTTCGACCTGTAACCCGTGAAGATTTTCTCAAAGCACTAAAGACGGTGAAACCCTCGGTCTCTCCCTCTGAAATAATGAAGTTTAAGGAATGGGCTAAAGAATTCGCGGTCGATTAGCGCGTTGGGGAGGGGGTCCTGTGGAAAAAGTTAAGGATGTAAAGCAAGAAAAAAGATCCGAAAAAGAAGAGGAGCTTCCAGCTCCTTCAGAGAAAGAGAAGCCTGTAATGGCTCCTTCACCCGTTGACGAGCTTGAGTATGTGATGCAAAGGATTTCCGAAGCCGAATCCCTACTTCTGGGAGCGCCAGCAAAGCCTTCCTTGAGGCCCCGTCCTCCGCCTATTCCGGAATGGAGTGTTAAAAGTCCTTGGATGTTTACTAGACCGAAGGATCAACGATTCCTTAATTCCTGGAGAGAAGAATGGGCCAAGTATGTTCTCGAATGGGCTGAGGCGCAGATAATTCATTTGATAGGCGTGAATGAAATGTTGTCTAGAGATCTTTTTAGAAAGCTTTCCGGGGACGACCTGATAGATGTACTTGATTATATGTGCGCTAAGAAGTGGTGC
It contains:
- a CDS encoding CDP-alcohol phosphatidyltransferase family protein; the protein is MLGKIKKLVTSLFNPLALFLIRLGITPNYITILGLFLSALSAIFILGGHLDVLFHISESTRLVTAAVLLLFSGFCDLLDGLVARLGSMETPFGGFFDSVLDRYSEVFFITALICAGYCSILWGLLALSGSLLVSYARAKCEVAGLPGVGVGIAERPERLLILGGATFMQGFFYPGKLAFAPYIIEAAVIIVAVLSHITVLQRGYYAWTSLRK
- a CDS encoding ATP-binding protein, which produces MAERLFRIATEIAEEATKNDRRGNYKQAYQQYLQAAEILYKCIQLTKNPQLKEVYFERAQKYVNRCKQIKAALSKPYQTIQPSTESKEVSKEVKSGDSELAEAIAETILVEKPSVKWSDVADLEAAKKALREAIILPMLRPDLFKGARKPWKGILLFGPPGCGKTLLAKAVASEVNAYFFNVSAATLVSKWLGESEKLVKELFRAARSKQPSIIFIDEIDSIATTRDREEVGGERRLKTQLMQEIDGVTSSDKDRIVVLGATNIPWELDPAIRRRFEKRIYLGLPEFEARREIFKIHTRGVELSDDVDFDELAKLTEGFSGADIAILCREALMAPIRELDEAGVLTRNDVKVRPVTREDFLKALKTVKPSVSPSEIMKFKEWAKEFAVD